One Epidermidibacterium keratini DNA segment encodes these proteins:
- a CDS encoding lysylphosphatidylglycerol synthase domain-containing protein: protein MSEHAEMGSSRAARTTSDAADDEFERLEAAEPEANPNAPQRHPMLHRLLQVGRVFVVLIVAAAVIYAMVTNWDQILYTFRVLSWKSLLAIVLALACSMFAAVKVWQHLLAAMGTEVAFGHAAQVNLVGQLGKYLPGSVWAFVIQTQLGKRFRIPRARALVALLLAAGMSIVTALTVGAFAAQPLSERWGGWAWLLLLGPLTLITLAPPVLTRIANLAIKLMRRLQLDANLRAKHVLIATGWSFVSWVFLGFHIWLLTGALADQTLRGYLLCTAAFALAMAAGFVAFVLPSGIGVREAILVAGLAPIATTKEALAIALASRILFTIADLVCAAGGVIASKVTLRRHGEHEARTVALSEHRTPKP, encoded by the coding sequence ATGTCCGAACACGCTGAGATGGGCTCATCGAGGGCAGCACGGACAACCTCCGACGCTGCCGACGACGAGTTCGAGCGCCTGGAGGCGGCCGAACCCGAGGCCAACCCCAACGCGCCGCAGCGCCACCCGATGCTGCATCGGCTGCTGCAGGTCGGCCGGGTGTTCGTCGTCCTGATCGTCGCGGCCGCGGTCATCTACGCGATGGTCACCAACTGGGACCAGATTCTCTACACATTCCGCGTGCTCAGCTGGAAGTCGCTGCTTGCGATCGTGCTCGCTCTCGCCTGCTCGATGTTTGCCGCGGTCAAGGTATGGCAGCACCTGCTTGCGGCGATGGGCACCGAAGTCGCGTTTGGGCACGCCGCGCAGGTCAACCTCGTCGGGCAGCTCGGTAAGTACCTGCCAGGCAGCGTGTGGGCGTTCGTCATCCAGACTCAGCTCGGCAAACGGTTCCGCATCCCGCGTGCCCGCGCGCTCGTGGCGTTGCTGCTCGCGGCCGGGATGAGCATCGTGACCGCGTTGACCGTCGGGGCGTTTGCTGCCCAGCCGCTGTCCGAGCGCTGGGGTGGCTGGGCATGGCTGCTGCTACTCGGCCCGCTCACCTTGATCACCCTCGCTCCCCCGGTACTCACCCGCATCGCGAACCTGGCGATCAAGCTCATGCGCCGCCTGCAGCTCGATGCGAACCTACGCGCCAAGCATGTGCTGATCGCCACCGGCTGGAGCTTCGTGTCGTGGGTCTTCCTCGGATTTCACATCTGGCTGCTGACTGGCGCCCTGGCCGACCAGACGCTGCGGGGTTATCTGCTGTGCACGGCAGCGTTCGCGCTCGCGATGGCTGCCGGATTCGTCGCCTTCGTGCTGCCCTCGGGCATCGGCGTACGCGAAGCCATTCTCGTCGCCGGGCTCGCGCCTATCGCCACGACGAAGGAGGCGCTCGCGATCGCGCTGGCCTCCCGCATCCTCTTCACCATCGCCGACCTCGTCTGCGCCGCCGGTGGCGTCATCGCCTCCAAGGTCACGCTGCGCCGACACGGCGAGCACGAGGCGCGCACGGTGGCGCTCAGCGAGCACCGTACGCCCAAACCATAG
- a CDS encoding glycosyltransferase family 4 protein has protein sequence MRIAVVNNFFPPRVGGSSHLSHSLAQGYAAAGHDVIVITAAYPGALPYEEVDGLKIYRFPALAMPKTRLSVSFDMAFATRPTLRNRVNRVLGAFKPDVIHQHGQFFDLTWSTGHWARVNDVPVLLSVHTRLESPIPKYEGVFRNLDRTIVKPVLKRYKPTYVVMDVLMQEYINSRYRGAIGGLVNIPVGVRLEGFQDGDATWVRRKHGLADEDPLIVSVGHVIQMRDRVALIEALPKVRAAIPGAKLVVVGGVYYDRFLTRAQELGVDDMVINTGAVARDEIRHYLAAATVESHELMGYGFGTASLEAMGVGVPIVAAVRPDNFPEAPLVDGENISLFSVGDTDELANKLIGVLSDPEGSAEMGRRGAELVQRHFTMDSVIAKHLDVLEAMTEGRA, from the coding sequence GTGCGCATCGCCGTCGTCAACAACTTCTTCCCGCCGCGAGTCGGAGGTAGCTCCCACCTGTCGCATTCGCTCGCGCAGGGATACGCTGCCGCAGGCCACGACGTCATCGTGATCACTGCGGCCTACCCCGGTGCCCTGCCGTACGAAGAGGTCGACGGGCTGAAGATCTACCGGTTCCCCGCGCTGGCGATGCCCAAGACGCGGCTGTCGGTGTCGTTCGACATGGCCTTCGCGACTCGCCCTACACTGCGCAATCGGGTCAACCGGGTTCTGGGTGCATTTAAGCCCGATGTCATCCACCAGCACGGCCAGTTCTTCGACCTCACATGGAGCACCGGGCACTGGGCCAGGGTCAACGACGTACCCGTCTTGCTGAGTGTGCACACCCGCCTCGAGAGCCCCATTCCGAAATACGAAGGTGTCTTTCGAAATCTCGACCGCACTATCGTCAAGCCGGTCCTGAAGCGGTACAAGCCGACGTACGTCGTGATGGACGTGCTGATGCAGGAGTACATCAACTCCCGCTATCGCGGAGCGATCGGCGGGCTGGTCAACATTCCGGTCGGAGTACGGCTCGAAGGCTTCCAGGACGGCGATGCGACGTGGGTGCGCCGCAAGCACGGGCTGGCCGACGAGGACCCGTTGATCGTCTCGGTCGGCCACGTCATCCAGATGCGCGACCGCGTAGCGCTCATCGAGGCGCTGCCGAAGGTGCGCGCCGCGATCCCGGGTGCCAAGCTCGTCGTCGTGGGCGGCGTCTACTACGACCGTTTCCTGACCCGGGCCCAGGAGCTCGGCGTCGATGACATGGTGATCAACACCGGTGCGGTCGCACGCGATGAGATCCGGCATTACCTGGCTGCGGCGACGGTGGAGAGCCACGAGCTGATGGGTTACGGCTTCGGAACGGCGAGCCTGGAGGCGATGGGTGTCGGCGTACCGATCGTTGCCGCGGTGCGTCCGGACAACTTCCCTGAGGCCCCGCTGGTCGACGGCGAGAACATCTCGCTGTTTTCGGTGGGAGACACCGATGAGCTAGCCAATAAACTCATCGGCGTGCTTTCTGATCCGGAGGGGTCCGCGGAGATGGGTCGACGCGGCGCCGAGCTCGTGCAGCGGCATTTCACGATGGACTCGGTGATCGCCAAGCACCTCGACGTACTCGAAGCGATGACCGAGGGTCGAGCTTAA
- a CDS encoding acyltransferase — protein sequence MGVREEGLPPNDYNPLAWISGDPQIGEGTWIGAFTIVDGSGGLRIGRGCDVSSGVHIYTHASTKRCVSAREYDIVDRAPVTIGDYVFIGANAVIQMGVTVGDRAVISAGSVVTKDVPAHTLVSGVPARARASVHVENGQVTFAPLEDIDELT from the coding sequence ATGGGCGTTCGCGAAGAAGGCCTGCCGCCGAACGACTACAACCCGCTCGCGTGGATCAGCGGCGATCCGCAGATCGGCGAGGGCACCTGGATTGGCGCCTTCACCATCGTTGACGGCTCGGGCGGGCTGCGCATCGGCCGCGGCTGCGACGTCTCCAGCGGCGTGCACATCTACACGCACGCCTCGACCAAACGCTGCGTGAGCGCCCGCGAGTACGACATCGTCGACCGTGCGCCGGTGACAATCGGCGATTATGTCTTCATCGGCGCCAACGCCGTGATCCAGATGGGCGTCACCGTGGGTGATCGAGCGGTCATCTCGGCCGGTTCGGTGGTGACCAAAGACGTCCCGGCTCACACGCTCGTGTCGGGCGTACCTGCTCGGGCGCGGGCGTCGGTCCACGTGGAGAACGGGCAGGTCACCTTCGCCCCTCTCGAAGATATCGACGAGCTGACCTGA
- a CDS encoding NAD-dependent epimerase/dehydratase family protein, protein MADKTVLFTGAGGFIAGHTIPILLEKGYKVRAFDNMTRGNRPLLEKFANESKNFELIENDVRYGGAVRSAMVGATHVIHFATVSINKSQADPHESVDINMTGNHNVFAAAADEGVERLVFASSASVYGDPKKLPMAEDDPLDPLTPYCITKRAGEDLLGFYQRRQGLSWNALRFFNVYGPGQKSEAYYTSVINHFVTRLRNGQAPIIDGRGEQSMDFIHVADIARAVVAALESQQWGKPINIGTGIDTSVAELARILIEAVGVDVEPQFNERDVLVARRAADISRAKEMLNWEPEIKVYDGMMDLVRNAAAAN, encoded by the coding sequence ATGGCAGACAAGACCGTCCTCTTCACCGGTGCCGGCGGCTTCATCGCCGGTCACACGATCCCGATCCTGCTGGAGAAGGGATACAAGGTCCGCGCATTCGACAACATGACCCGCGGCAACCGTCCGCTGCTGGAGAAGTTCGCAAACGAGTCGAAGAACTTCGAGCTCATCGAGAACGACGTCCGCTACGGCGGCGCCGTACGCTCGGCGATGGTCGGCGCGACGCACGTCATCCACTTCGCGACCGTCTCCATCAACAAGTCGCAGGCCGACCCGCACGAGTCGGTCGACATCAACATGACCGGCAACCACAACGTTTTCGCGGCGGCCGCCGACGAGGGTGTCGAGCGCCTTGTCTTCGCCTCGTCAGCGTCGGTGTACGGCGATCCGAAGAAGCTGCCGATGGCCGAGGACGACCCGCTCGACCCGCTCACGCCCTACTGCATCACCAAGCGCGCCGGTGAGGATCTGCTCGGCTTCTACCAGCGCCGTCAGGGCCTGAGCTGGAACGCGCTGCGCTTCTTCAACGTGTACGGCCCGGGACAGAAGTCCGAGGCCTACTACACCTCGGTCATCAACCACTTCGTCACCCGTCTTCGCAACGGCCAGGCGCCGATCATCGACGGTCGCGGCGAGCAGTCGATGGACTTCATCCACGTCGCCGACATCGCCCGCGCAGTCGTCGCGGCGCTGGAGTCGCAGCAGTGGGGCAAGCCGATCAACATCGGCACCGGAATCGACACGTCGGTCGCTGAGCTCGCCCGCATCCTGATCGAGGCGGTCGGGGTGGACGTCGAGCCACAGTTCAACGAGCGCGACGTCCTCGTCGCCCGCCGCGCCGCCGATATCTCCCGCGCCAAGGAGATGCTGAACTGGGAGCCGGAGATCAAGGTCTACGACGGCATGATGGACCTGGTCCGCAACGCGGCTGCGGCTAACTAG
- a CDS encoding DegT/DnrJ/EryC1/StrS family aminotransferase, translated as MSNTIALGQPTVGDEELAAIAEVFKSGWIAGNGPTSRKFEAAFAAATQAEYALATSNCTTALHLAFHCLGASKGDEVLVADYTFPATGHAVMYTGAEPVFVDVLPGTATIDPAAAEAAITDKTVGIAAVDYAGQSADLSTLEQIASKHGLWLVEDAAPAAGAQHAGRPAGSFGDAGCFSFHGRKGITSGEGGALTTKHADLDAKARKLHAFGIESALSRAESTDLPVPEFDELGFNYKLSDIAAAIMTVQLERMPTLIANRTKVADRYNAALAGNELVTIPQTADGNVHTWQAYTLTLDPSIDRGALAQQLRSQGVQCNIGTYASHLQPLYGFKQTCPVSADLFKRHFTIPMHANLTDDEVSRVIDTLTTALPQARR; from the coding sequence GTGTCCAATACGATCGCCCTTGGCCAGCCCACCGTCGGTGATGAAGAGCTCGCCGCGATTGCCGAAGTCTTCAAGTCCGGCTGGATCGCAGGCAACGGCCCCACGTCGCGCAAATTCGAAGCTGCCTTTGCCGCCGCGACGCAGGCCGAGTACGCACTCGCGACCAGCAACTGCACCACAGCCCTGCATCTCGCCTTCCACTGCCTCGGCGCGAGCAAGGGTGACGAGGTGCTGGTCGCCGACTACACCTTCCCCGCCACCGGTCACGCCGTGATGTACACCGGTGCCGAGCCGGTCTTCGTCGACGTACTGCCCGGCACCGCCACCATCGACCCGGCGGCCGCCGAGGCCGCAATCACGGACAAGACCGTCGGTATCGCCGCCGTCGACTACGCCGGCCAGTCGGCCGATCTGAGCACCTTGGAGCAGATCGCCAGCAAGCACGGCCTGTGGCTGGTCGAGGACGCCGCACCGGCCGCGGGAGCCCAGCACGCCGGCCGTCCGGCGGGTTCCTTCGGCGACGCGGGCTGCTTCTCCTTCCACGGACGCAAGGGCATCACCTCCGGCGAAGGCGGCGCGCTGACTACCAAGCACGCTGATCTGGACGCTAAGGCCCGCAAGCTGCACGCCTTCGGGATCGAGAGCGCACTCAGCCGCGCCGAGTCGACCGACCTGCCGGTGCCGGAGTTCGACGAGCTGGGCTTTAACTACAAGCTCTCCGACATCGCCGCCGCAATCATGACCGTCCAGCTTGAGCGCATGCCCACGCTGATCGCCAACCGCACCAAGGTCGCCGACCGTTACAACGCGGCACTCGCAGGCAACGAGTTGGTCACCATCCCGCAGACCGCCGACGGCAACGTGCATACGTGGCAGGCCTACACCCTCACCCTTGATCCGTCCATCGATCGCGGCGCGCTGGCACAGCAGCTGCGCTCGCAAGGGGTGCAGTGCAACATCGGCACCTACGCCTCACACTTGCAGCCGCTCTACGGCTTCAAGCAGACCTGCCCTGTGTCGGCGGACCTGTTCAAGCGCCACTTCACCATCCCGATGCACGCCAACCTCACCGACGATGAGGTCAGCCGCGTCATCGACACCCTGACGACCGCCTTGCCGCAGGCACGGCGCTGA
- a CDS encoding glycosyltransferase family 4 protein, with amino-acid sequence MPIKIAVITDDVVTERMAGPAIRAWHLATELASHGHEVTLFSTRFADRQTADFTVTYSAVATGALEPLREVVAWADCVITQGYTTFFEPWILTQDKYLVVDLYDPIHIELLEAESAASPAEQEIALARAYDALDLQVEFGDFFICASQRQRDLWLGYLSAKRRLNFVNYRVDPELNQLIDLVPFGISNDDPPVTDGHVLRGVVPGIDADAEILLWAGGIYNWFDPVTLIRAVAELRRTRPSVHLVFMGVRHPLADAVADGSLRDAYRVAEELEVLGSHVHFLDGWVPYEQRHQYLLEADLGVSTHFVNAETAYSFRTRMLDYLWCGLPIVCTEGDEFAAIVAADELGEAVPARNVEALRAAIERLLADDNLRAQTRVRVRATAERYRWSSVVQPVVQYCAAPYKSPDGHPTARTIGPVFYAKRDATRRVRHVRAYVEINGWRRLIRRGTERTLAAGLRLVRRPRSSTAANDDPS; translated from the coding sequence GTGCCGATCAAGATCGCGGTCATCACCGACGACGTCGTCACCGAGCGGATGGCCGGCCCGGCGATCCGGGCGTGGCATCTGGCGACCGAGCTCGCCTCGCACGGGCATGAGGTCACGCTGTTCTCCACTCGATTCGCCGATCGCCAGACCGCCGACTTCACGGTCACGTACTCCGCGGTCGCTACCGGTGCTCTCGAACCGCTGCGCGAGGTCGTGGCGTGGGCGGACTGCGTGATCACGCAGGGCTACACCACGTTCTTCGAGCCCTGGATCCTCACGCAGGACAAGTACCTCGTCGTTGACCTTTACGATCCGATTCACATCGAGCTGCTAGAAGCGGAGTCTGCGGCCAGCCCCGCCGAACAGGAGATCGCGCTGGCCCGCGCCTACGACGCGCTCGATCTGCAGGTCGAGTTCGGCGACTTCTTTATCTGTGCCTCGCAGCGTCAGCGCGACCTCTGGCTCGGCTACCTGTCGGCGAAGCGGCGCCTGAACTTCGTGAACTATCGCGTTGATCCGGAGTTGAACCAGCTCATCGACCTCGTGCCATTCGGCATCTCGAATGACGATCCGCCGGTCACCGACGGCCACGTCCTTCGCGGCGTCGTTCCCGGCATCGATGCGGACGCGGAAATCTTGCTGTGGGCGGGCGGTATCTACAACTGGTTCGATCCCGTCACGTTGATTCGCGCGGTGGCCGAACTGCGCCGGACCCGCCCCAGCGTCCACCTGGTCTTCATGGGCGTGCGTCACCCGCTCGCCGACGCGGTTGCCGACGGGAGCCTTCGCGATGCGTACCGCGTCGCCGAGGAGCTCGAGGTACTCGGGAGCCACGTCCATTTTCTGGATGGGTGGGTCCCCTACGAGCAACGGCACCAATACTTGCTGGAGGCCGATCTCGGGGTCTCGACGCACTTTGTGAACGCCGAGACCGCCTACAGCTTCCGCACCCGGATGCTGGACTACCTGTGGTGCGGGCTGCCCATCGTGTGCACCGAGGGCGATGAGTTCGCGGCGATCGTCGCGGCCGATGAGCTCGGCGAGGCTGTACCCGCGCGGAACGTGGAGGCACTGCGGGCGGCGATCGAACGCCTGTTGGCCGATGACAACCTGCGCGCCCAGACTCGGGTGCGCGTTCGGGCGACCGCCGAACGGTATCGGTGGTCGTCGGTGGTGCAGCCGGTGGTGCAGTACTGCGCAGCGCCGTACAAGTCGCCGGACGGACATCCGACCGCCCGCACAATCGGTCCGGTGTTCTATGCCAAGCGCGATGCCACCCGTAGAGTTCGGCATGTTCGCGCGTACGTCGAGATCAACGGGTGGCGGCGACTCATCCGACGCGGGACCGAACGTACCCTCGCCGCAGGCTTGCGACTGGTACGACGCCCGCGCAGCTCCACCGCGGCCAACGACGACCCGAGCTGA
- a CDS encoding glycosyltransferase family 2 protein — protein MLDSVLAQDDPHWQLVVVDDHSGEADLTEILDSYARRDRRIIIEVMEQNGGIGAATAHGIDRATGDYIALLDHDDMLTADAVRRVLDAVRAEPDADVLYSNEFRVDEAGAHPYRFLKPDFSPERLRSQMYFGHLVVYSRHVLQRIGGMRLGYDGSQDYDLALRASEIARRVVHIPRSIYKWRIHDSSVSHAKGNDRVFDSARRALTEHLARVGIDGVVEQTHDEGVYRIRRRLTDSPLVSIIIPTRGSIGTVDDHERVFVIEAVRSVIERSTYRNYEIIVVWDTGTPQSVLDALVALDPDRVRLVEYDLPFNFSAKINRGAVVAHGEYFLMLNDDVELIDPDWLEVMLAHFAAEDVGMVGSVLYFEDGTVQHAGHLYEGGNAGHIGIGEKADWVGVAKELHVEREVSGVTAACSVVRAELFFRVGGMSTTLPVNYNDVDFCLKVAQAGYRIIVTPYARMYHYESQTRISGVHPNEWRELNDRWGRLMLRDRFEPFPHRY, from the coding sequence ATGCTCGACTCGGTCCTCGCGCAGGATGATCCTCACTGGCAGCTGGTGGTGGTCGATGACCACTCCGGCGAAGCGGATCTCACCGAGATCCTCGACTCCTACGCTCGGCGCGACCGGCGCATCATCATCGAGGTAATGGAGCAGAACGGCGGCATCGGCGCGGCCACAGCTCACGGAATCGACCGCGCGACTGGCGACTACATCGCCCTGCTCGACCATGACGACATGCTCACCGCGGACGCGGTACGGCGGGTACTGGATGCAGTTCGCGCCGAGCCTGATGCCGACGTTCTCTACTCAAATGAGTTTCGCGTCGATGAGGCCGGAGCGCACCCGTACCGGTTCCTCAAGCCGGACTTCTCGCCCGAGCGCCTGCGCTCGCAGATGTACTTCGGCCACCTTGTGGTCTACAGCCGCCATGTCTTGCAGCGCATCGGCGGAATGCGCCTGGGATACGACGGCAGCCAGGACTACGACCTCGCGCTGCGGGCGAGTGAGATCGCGCGCCGAGTGGTGCACATCCCGCGCTCGATCTACAAGTGGCGAATCCACGATTCGTCGGTCTCACACGCCAAAGGCAACGACCGGGTCTTCGATTCTGCGCGTCGGGCCCTGACCGAGCACCTGGCGCGGGTCGGGATCGACGGCGTCGTCGAGCAGACCCATGACGAGGGCGTCTACCGCATCCGTCGGCGGCTCACAGACTCCCCCCTGGTGTCCATCATCATCCCGACCCGTGGCTCTATCGGGACTGTCGACGACCACGAGCGAGTCTTCGTCATCGAAGCAGTCCGCAGCGTCATCGAGCGCTCGACGTACCGCAACTACGAGATCATCGTCGTGTGGGACACCGGTACGCCGCAGTCGGTCCTCGATGCGCTGGTCGCGCTGGATCCAGACCGTGTGCGGCTCGTGGAGTACGACCTGCCGTTCAACTTCTCGGCCAAGATCAACCGTGGCGCAGTCGTCGCGCACGGCGAGTACTTTCTCATGCTCAACGACGACGTCGAGCTCATCGACCCTGACTGGCTCGAAGTCATGCTTGCGCATTTCGCCGCCGAGGACGTCGGCATGGTCGGCTCGGTCCTGTACTTCGAAGATGGCACTGTTCAGCATGCGGGGCATCTCTACGAAGGCGGCAACGCCGGCCATATCGGCATCGGTGAGAAGGCTGACTGGGTCGGCGTCGCGAAGGAGCTGCACGTCGAACGTGAGGTCTCCGGCGTCACGGCGGCGTGCTCGGTCGTCCGAGCCGAGCTGTTCTTTCGCGTCGGCGGCATGTCGACCACCCTTCCGGTCAACTACAACGACGTCGACTTCTGCCTGAAGGTCGCCCAGGCGGGATACCGCATCATCGTCACGCCGTACGCGCGCATGTATCACTACGAGTCACAGACCCGCATCTCAGGGGTACACCCGAATGAGTGGCGCGAGCTCAATGACCGTTGGGGACGACTGATGCTGCGTGATCGCTTCGAGCCGTTTCCGCACAGGTACTGA
- a CDS encoding DUF7657 domain-containing protein, whose protein sequence is MAEISSPSARPSNSESEGTDASADVAAADNGDSIDDDAVVAQGASAQQRDTDAAHDRIINRYDRAFQVFSVLMYLILVVFGVTTSSLASPLVSENEDVATGTVLGKPQVIRTDEYLTGTPILLGYIAAGGEGFVPPLAQEPDLIYQIPSGSPVESVIFFDGSMLRLGGLIPDASLFAAFWWLPSLLLALFLPPWLRAIGCRRNLSYLAAALFLAAPATVWWSLMPIRLSAFTIAGCYGVMCATRLFAARRWLWGGLLCVLVGVLWARMPTNYVPWSIVLGGGAVLATFAYLLHDRHNRKAAIMAMATSTALALGFFGTMLAENWDSLQSELSTVYPGTRLTGGSNLPAGLIFGAPSLYNLEDYYPSQMNQSEISSAFTVCAVWAVIVFLTARLKRTWSATSNAIAVLAVVTGFWLSWALVNWGDLGELIPIANRLVPVRSAQVVGYLSVLLLVLVLSRASRRGRPKAYISSGIAVAAVTAVGASSLANGYGATLGYVAIMGISLIAGVLAAWLTARPTKWAPAAAIALAAGLVVYNSQPLQVGLGDFRESEVAQYLSEKRESDGPDSLWATDAVTVSSLITANGLPQASGNQVTGPIIEAWELIDPDQRYEHKWNRGASYLEFEFVDVAEPHIKNPSPDRIRIEVSPCDVAELDLGIKYLVTGSELDQSCVSEVYSFSWGGSSYSVYEVQNA, encoded by the coding sequence TTGGCAGAAATCAGCAGTCCGTCCGCTCGGCCCAGCAACTCCGAGTCTGAGGGGACCGATGCCAGCGCTGACGTGGCGGCAGCCGACAACGGCGATTCGATCGATGACGACGCGGTAGTCGCTCAGGGCGCATCGGCGCAGCAGCGTGACACCGATGCAGCCCACGATCGCATCATCAACCGGTATGACCGCGCGTTCCAGGTCTTCTCGGTCCTGATGTATCTCATCCTTGTCGTCTTCGGGGTAACGACGTCCTCGCTGGCTTCACCGCTCGTCAGCGAGAACGAGGACGTGGCGACCGGAACTGTGTTGGGCAAGCCGCAGGTGATTCGCACCGACGAGTACCTCACCGGCACCCCGATACTCCTCGGATATATCGCAGCCGGCGGGGAGGGGTTTGTCCCACCGCTCGCGCAGGAACCCGACCTCATCTACCAGATTCCATCCGGGTCGCCAGTCGAGTCGGTGATCTTCTTCGACGGAAGCATGTTGCGACTGGGCGGGCTCATCCCCGATGCGTCGCTGTTCGCCGCTTTCTGGTGGCTGCCATCGTTGCTGCTGGCGCTGTTTCTGCCGCCTTGGCTACGCGCCATTGGCTGTCGTCGGAACCTGAGCTATCTTGCAGCAGCGCTGTTCCTCGCCGCACCCGCGACCGTCTGGTGGTCGCTGATGCCTATCCGCCTGAGCGCGTTCACGATCGCCGGCTGCTACGGGGTGATGTGCGCGACCCGATTGTTCGCGGCGCGACGGTGGTTGTGGGGTGGACTGCTTTGCGTCCTGGTAGGCGTGCTGTGGGCTCGAATGCCGACCAACTACGTGCCCTGGTCCATCGTGCTTGGCGGTGGGGCGGTCTTGGCGACCTTCGCCTACTTGTTGCACGACCGGCACAATCGCAAGGCCGCGATTATGGCAATGGCCACCTCGACGGCGTTGGCGCTTGGGTTCTTTGGCACGATGCTGGCCGAGAACTGGGACTCCTTGCAGTCCGAGCTGTCGACCGTGTATCCGGGAACCCGGCTCACCGGTGGTAGCAACCTGCCGGCCGGACTCATCTTCGGCGCGCCCAGCTTGTACAACCTCGAGGACTACTACCCCTCGCAGATGAACCAGAGCGAGATCAGCTCGGCGTTCACCGTGTGCGCGGTCTGGGCAGTCATCGTCTTCCTCACCGCGCGGCTGAAGCGCACCTGGAGCGCGACCTCCAACGCCATCGCCGTCCTGGCGGTCGTCACCGGGTTCTGGCTGAGCTGGGCACTGGTCAACTGGGGAGATCTTGGCGAGCTCATTCCGATCGCAAATCGTCTCGTGCCGGTGCGCTCGGCCCAGGTGGTCGGCTACCTTTCGGTCTTGCTGCTGGTATTGGTCCTCAGCCGTGCCTCGCGTCGAGGCAGACCGAAGGCGTACATCTCCAGCGGTATCGCGGTCGCGGCGGTGACGGCGGTGGGCGCTTCCTCGCTCGCTAACGGGTACGGCGCCACGCTGGGGTACGTCGCGATCATGGGCATCTCGCTTATCGCCGGCGTTCTGGCCGCGTGGCTGACCGCGCGACCCACGAAGTGGGCACCCGCTGCGGCCATCGCGTTAGCCGCCGGGCTTGTCGTATACAACTCGCAGCCACTGCAGGTCGGACTGGGTGACTTCCGGGAGAGCGAGGTGGCGCAGTACCTCTCCGAGAAGCGCGAGTCCGACGGGCCGGATTCGTTGTGGGCTACCGATGCGGTGACCGTGAGCTCCCTGATCACCGCGAACGGGCTACCGCAGGCATCTGGCAACCAGGTGACCGGCCCGATCATCGAGGCGTGGGAACTGATCGATCCCGACCAGCGATACGAGCACAAGTGGAATCGTGGAGCGAGTTACCTTGAGTTCGAGTTCGTGGACGTTGCCGAACCGCACATCAAGAACCCCAGCCCTGATCGTATCCGCATCGAGGTGAGCCCCTGCGACGTCGCCGAGCTCGATTTGGGGATCAAATACCTCGTGACCGGTAGTGAGCTCGACCAGTCCTGCGTCTCGGAGGTGTACAGCTTCTCGTGGGGCGGCTCGTCGTACTCGGTTTACGAAGTGCAGAACGCGTAG